In one window of Azospirillaceae bacterium DNA:
- the exbD gene encoding TonB system transport protein ExbD encodes MGVRLNPGDDDLVEHHEINVTPFIDVMLVLLIIFMVAAPLATVDVPVELPASTAAPQPRPDKPLFLTLQADGSLVLGDGPVAPEALATALDAATGADRQQRVFLRADRKVNYGELMGVMDALRTAGYLKVALVGLETAPGP; translated from the coding sequence ATGGGCGTCAGGCTGAATCCCGGCGACGACGATCTCGTCGAGCACCACGAGATCAACGTCACCCCGTTCATCGACGTGATGCTGGTGCTGCTGATCATCTTCATGGTGGCGGCCCCGCTCGCGACCGTGGACGTGCCGGTCGAGCTGCCGGCCTCCACCGCCGCCCCGCAGCCCCGACCGGACAAACCGCTGTTCCTCACCTTGCAGGCCGACGGTTCGCTGGTGTTGGGCGACGGCCCGGTCGCCCCCGAAGCACTGGCAACGGCGCTTGACGCCGCGACCGGGGCCGACCGCCAGCAGCGCGTGTTCCTGCGTGCCGACCGCAAGGTGAACTACGGCGAACTCATGGGCGTCATGGATGCCCTGCGCACCGCCGGCTACCTGAAAGTGGCCCTGGTCGGGCTGGAGACGGCGCCGGGTCCATGA